The Tenebrio molitor chromosome 5, icTenMoli1.1, whole genome shotgun sequence genome has a segment encoding these proteins:
- the LOC138130768 gene encoding tetratricopeptide repeat protein 14 homolog isoform X3, whose translation MSETQHSAMESLNANLVSQSMNFNGQQMQKLWEAEYGENDLHRRNVKDLSFQVYSERQKYLSFQDRGKRLKLQQFIVKKANMLFSTEPSDFEYKPEEGQVAEDTYAIMPPFETYLNVDKQNRLKYFFKNVKVGDLIIGTIVSKTQSGMMLKVLCTAGPGVTVTYAADINVKAFCPVANIIPAVDKKGITRSYMMNDSVCCEVIEKIPDSDKMVCCMKGTPRKPNEPERRPPLGLISADDFPLVYKKALDHKNESYDTVLEKSIGFNNPNNISYLAGVLGIKEHCTLMKGLKGRFSENEYANELRQVQASKWAYRNVADGIDHFKAGKHVEAFQCLNKALNIDPKNVEGLVARGALYANSGNFQKAIADFETALKLNPNHGNARKYMGETLVALGRSYEEEDKIDEARKSYQSCLSLIPHHEEAQNSLKFLKNKTSATKNLIEPTELLLPNLSTTAKSTDVNDALKQLLKTEDEEKKEKKKKKKSKKRKNRRHSSSSSSTSSSASNESSSSSSSSSSDSSSSSGDSDFKKRKKHRSRSHRREKQSSLSPLSKRMAMMDQSHDTPNTYTFNKPAASTAMFDFNLEQPAETQKSTDINYEQRLRMFLQETKGDSDYEEKVRKFLEESSKWKKEKRGDEKKKKRKKDRKNKKESKKKKKEKKLKRKGFDLSEFEDHKKLRDAIKKELSKGKKSKKHNIPSDEDEYFLQKAGYTKRFIDSLPDLEELESKLNAYYAMEKESKRSELSESPKRGLLDSPSPTREQKARQAVAEATASAGSASKWKMQISAQPPPSTSSGSGSRFKKKPDREEWKEEQQMMDKRAMMAGKNGTFEESPRKGGGQQPVPSPEKNMSVRKAMAMKEPPPKRPDSPKKPKLMPPVPQIKPLVNPGQVVLDKFGNFRLMTPPELKKGREGDMPPLPPGRRPPEPPGRPRSDSRSPKRHSRSRSHGKYSRSRSSSASRSRSRSYRSRSRSYYSRSRSRSGSYYSRSRSRSRSYSGDRRRYRRGGFRGRYNDRGTYYKPRFQNPRNNIRGRGGGGYYNRDARYNDREYRGRGRPYNNYNNRGGRRPRGRYQRGGGYREYRDRRDYRSRSRDRSRSFSGSRDRDSDEAMKKVANVDKDKVNKYMDNDGEPIRHEGPLSEGEDRDDYTTGEKFVDREAFGGKWTEKEDGGPDNGGDGEASSSKMDKSNIPSESNIEEMDKFLTKVKKDKKEEMMERNKDLLKNKA comes from the exons ATGAGCGAAACACAACACTCCGCCATGGAGTCGTTGAACGCGAACCTCGTCAGCCAATCGATGAATTTCAATGGGCAACAGATGCAAAAACTGTGGGAAGCGGAATATGGCGAGAACGATTTGCATCGTAGGAACGTCAAGGACCTTAGCTTTCAAGTGTACAGTGAAAGGCAGAAGTACCTGTCTTTCCAAGATCGAGGAAAGCGCCTCAAGCTACAGCAGTTTATTGTGAAGAAGGCCAACATGCTCTTCTCGACCGAGCCTTCAGATTTTGAATACAAGCCGGAAGAGGGCCAAGTCGCTGAAGACACGTACGCCATAATGCCCCCATTTGAGACATACCTTAATGTTGACAAACAGAATCGActaaaatacttttttaag AATGTGAAAGTAGGTGATTTGATTATTGGAACTATTGTGAGCAAAACCCAGTCAGGGATGATGCTTAAAGTTCTTTGTACAGCAGGACCTGGTGTTACTGTTACCTATGCTGCAGACATCAATGTTAAA GCGTTCTGTCCGGTGGCAAACATAATACCGGCAGTTGATAAGAAGGGCATAACACGCAGCTACATGATGAATGATTCTGTGTGCTGCGAAGTAATCGAAAAAATTCCGGACTCGGATAAGATGGTCTGTTGCATGAAGGGCACACCGAGAAAACCTAACGAACCTGAACGTCGCCCACCACTCGGATTAATCAGTGCCGATGATTTCCCATTGGTGTACAA AAAAGCGTTGGATCACAAGAACGAAAGCTATGACACAGTCTTAGAAAAGAGCATTGGCTTCAACAATCCAAATAACATTTCGTACTTGGCCGGAGTTCTGGGTATTAAAGAGCACTGCACCCTGATGAAGGGACTCAA GGGACGCTTTTCCGAAAACGAATACGCCAATGAGCTGCGTCAGGTGCAGGCGAGCAAGTGGGCGTACCGTAACGTGGCCGACGGCATCGACCATTTCAAAGCCGGAAAACACGTCGAAGCGTTTCAATGTTTAAACAAGGCCTTAAATATTGATCCGAAGAATGTGGAAGGTTTGGTGGCACGTGGCGCCCTCTACGCCAACAGCGGAAACTTTCAAAAAGCCATTGCCGACTTTGAAACTGCTCTCAAACTCAACCCCAATCACGGCAACGCTCGTAAGTATATGGGCGAGACGCTTGTAGCTCTCGGAAGGAGTTACGAAGAAGAAGACAAGATCGACGAAGCCAGAAAGTCCTACCAGAGCTGTCTGAGTTTGATTCCGCACCACGAAGAGGCACAGAACTCTTTAAAGTTTCTGAAGAACAAAACATCGGCTACGAAAAATTTGATCGAACCTACTGAACTACTGCTGCCTAATTTGTCGACGACTGCTAAGAGCACCGACGTGAACGATGCACTTAAACAATTGCTCAAGACTGAAGACGAAgagaagaaggaaaagaaaaagaaaaagaagagcAAGAAAAGGAAGAACAGGAGACATTCGAGTTCTAGTTCCAGTACTAGTTCGTCGGCAAGTAACGAAAGTTCGAGTAGTTCGTCTTCAAGTAGTAGTGATTCCAGTTCGAGTTCTGGAGATAGCGACTTTAAAAAGCGCAAGAAGCACAGATCGAGATCGCACAGGCGCGAGAAACAGAGTTCTTTGAGTCCTCTCAGTAAACGGATGGCGATGATGGATCAGTCGCACGACACTCCGAACACTTACACGTTCAACAAGCCGGCGGCGAGTACCGCCATGTTCGATTTTAATCTAGAACAACCGGCCGAAACACAAAAATCAACCGACATAAATTACGAACAGAGGTTGAGGATGTTTCTGCAAGAAACTAAAGGCGATTCGGATTATGAGGAAAAGGTAAGGAAATTTTTAGAGGAGAGTTCGAAATGGAAGAAAGAGAAACGCGGcgatgaaaagaaaaagaaacgaAAGAAGGACAGAAAGAACAAAAAGGAAagcaaaaagaagaagaaggagAAGAAACTGAAACGGAAAGGTTTCGATTTGAGCGAGTTCGAAGATCACAAGAAGTTGAGGGATGCGATCAAAAAGGAACTGAGCAAGGggaaaaaatccaagaaacaTAACATACCCTCCGACGAGGACGAATACTTCCTACAGAAAGCCGGATACACCAAGAG GTTCATTGACAGCTTGCCTGATTTAGAGGAGCTGGAGTCGAAATTGAATGCCTACTACGCAATGGAAAAAGAATCGAAAAG GAGTGAACTTAGCGAAAGTCCCAAACGCGGCCTCCTCGACTCGCCGTCGCCCACCCGCGAACAGAAAGCCCGTCAAGCCGTGGCGGAAGCGACAGCGTCGGCCGGTAGCGCCTCCAAGTGGAAGATGCAAATCAGCGCCCAACCACCACCGTCCACCAGCAGCGGCAGCGGTTCGCGCTTCAAGAAGAAACCAGATCGCGAAGAGTGGAAAGAGGAGCAACAGATGATGGACAAACGAGCCATGATGGCCGGCAAAAACGGCACTTTCGAAGAGTCGCCGAGAAAAGGTGGCGGTCAGCAGCCGGTACCGTCGCCTGAAAAGAACATGAGCGTTCGCAAAGCGATGGCAATGAAAGAACCGCCACCGAAGAGACCTGATTCGCCGAAGAAACCGAAACTGATGCCGCCAGTGCCACAAATCAAACCTCTGGTTAATCCGGGACAAGTGGTCTTGGATAAGTTCGGTAATTTCAGGTTGATGACGCCTCCCGAACTGAAGAAAGGACGTGAAGGAGATATGCCGCCGTTACCACCAG GTCGCCGCCCCCCCGAACCGCCCGGCCGCCCTCGATCCGACAGTCGCTCTCCGAAGAGACACAGCAGGTCGCGTTCGCACGGCAAATATAGCCGCTCCAGATCATCAAGCGCGTCTCGTTCCAGATCTCGTAGTTATCGGAGCCGTTCTCGGTCCTATTACAGCCGTTCCAGATCCCGGTCCGGTTCGTACTATTCCCGAAGCCGTTCACGATCTCGCAGCTACTCCGGCGACAGACGTCGCTACCGCCGAGGCGGTTTCAGAGGCCGCTACAACGACAGAGGTACCTACTACAAGCCACGCTTCCAGAATCCTCGCAACAACATCCGCGGTAGAGGTGGCGGTGGCTACTACAACCGGGATGCCAGGTATAACGATAGGGAGTACCGAGGACGTGGCAGGCCGTATAATAACTATAACAACAGAGGCGGAAGAAGGCCGAGAGGCCGTTACCAAAGAGGAGGTGGCTACAGGGAGTACAGAGATAGAAGGGATTACAGGAGCAGGTCGCGAGACAGGAGTAGGTCGTTCAGTGGAAGCAGGGATAGGGATTCGGACGAAGCGATGAAGAAAGTCGCGAACGTCGACAAGGATAAGGTCAATAAGTATATGGATAATGACGGAGAGCCGATCAGGCACGAAGGGCCGCTCTCCGAAGGAGAGGACAGAGATGATTATACCACCGGCGAAAAATTCGTCGATAGAGAAGCTTTCGGCGGAAAGTGGACTGAAAAAGAAGACGGGGGACCGGATAATGGCGGGGATGGCGAAGCGAGTTCCAGCAAAATGGACAAATCTAACATTCCATCCGAAAGTAACATTGAAGAGATGGACAAGTTTTTGACTAAAGTTAAGAAAGACAAAAAAGAAGAGATGATGGAGAGGAACAaggatttgttaaaaaataaagcataA
- the LOC138130768 gene encoding tetratricopeptide repeat protein 14 homolog isoform X1 yields the protein MSETQHSAMESLNANLVSQSMNFNGQQMQKLWEAEYGENDLHRRNVKDLSFQVYSERQKYLSFQDRGKRLKLQQFIVKKANMLFSTEPSDFEYKPEEGQVAEDTYAIMPPFETYLNVDKQNRLKYFFKNVKVGDLIIGTIVSKTQSGMMLKVLCTAGPGVTVTYAADINVKAFCPVANIIPAVDKKGITRSYMMNDSVCCEVIEKIPDSDKMVCCMKGTPRKPNEPERRPPLGLISADDFPLVYKKALDHKNESYDTVLEKSIGFNNPNNISYLAGVLGIKEHCTLMKGLKGRFSENEYANELRQVQASKWAYRNVADGIDHFKAGKHVEAFQCLNKALNIDPKNVEGLVARGALYANSGNFQKAIADFETALKLNPNHGNARKYMGETLVALGRSYEEEDKIDEARKSYQSCLSLIPHHEEAQNSLKFLKNKTSATKNLIEPTELLLPNLSTTAKSTDVNDALKQLLKTEDEEKKEKKKKKKSKKRKNRRHSSSSSSTSSSASNESSSSSSSSSSDSSSSSGDSDFKKRKKHRSRSHRREKQSSLSPLSKRMAMMDQSHDTPNTYTFNKPAASTAMFDFNLEQPAETQKSTDINYEQRLRMFLQETKGDSDYEEKVRKFLEESSKWKKEKRGDEKKKKRKKDRKNKKESKKKKKEKKLKRKGFDLSEFEDHKKLRDAIKKELSKGKKSKKHNIPSDEDEYFLQKAGYTKRFIDSLPDLEELESKLNAYYAMEKESKRSELSESPKRGLLDSPSPTREQKARQAVAEATASAGSASKWKMQISAQPPPSTSSGSGSRFKKKPDREEWKEEQQMMDKRAMMAGKNGTFEESPRKGGGQQPVPSPEKNMSVRKAMAMKEPPPKRPDSPKKPKLMPPVPQIKPLVNPGQVVLDKFGNFRLMTPPELKKGREGDMPPLPPGAPPKGPVAGRRPPEPPGRPRSDSRSPKRHSRSRSHGKYSRSRSSSASRSRSRSYRSRSRSYYSRSRSRSGSYYSRSRSRSRSYSGDRRRYRRGGFRGRYNDRGTYYKPRFQNPRNNIRGRGGGGYYNRDARYNDREYRGRGRPYNNYNNRGGRRPRGRYQRGGGYREYRDRRDYRSRSRDRSRSFSGSRDRDSDEAMKKVANVDKDKVNKYMDNDGEPIRHEGPLSEGEDRDDYTTGEKFVDREAFGGKWTEKEDGGPDNGGDGEASSSKMDKSNIPSESNIEEMDKFLTKVKKDKKEEMMERNKDLLKNKA from the exons ATGAGCGAAACACAACACTCCGCCATGGAGTCGTTGAACGCGAACCTCGTCAGCCAATCGATGAATTTCAATGGGCAACAGATGCAAAAACTGTGGGAAGCGGAATATGGCGAGAACGATTTGCATCGTAGGAACGTCAAGGACCTTAGCTTTCAAGTGTACAGTGAAAGGCAGAAGTACCTGTCTTTCCAAGATCGAGGAAAGCGCCTCAAGCTACAGCAGTTTATTGTGAAGAAGGCCAACATGCTCTTCTCGACCGAGCCTTCAGATTTTGAATACAAGCCGGAAGAGGGCCAAGTCGCTGAAGACACGTACGCCATAATGCCCCCATTTGAGACATACCTTAATGTTGACAAACAGAATCGActaaaatacttttttaag AATGTGAAAGTAGGTGATTTGATTATTGGAACTATTGTGAGCAAAACCCAGTCAGGGATGATGCTTAAAGTTCTTTGTACAGCAGGACCTGGTGTTACTGTTACCTATGCTGCAGACATCAATGTTAAA GCGTTCTGTCCGGTGGCAAACATAATACCGGCAGTTGATAAGAAGGGCATAACACGCAGCTACATGATGAATGATTCTGTGTGCTGCGAAGTAATCGAAAAAATTCCGGACTCGGATAAGATGGTCTGTTGCATGAAGGGCACACCGAGAAAACCTAACGAACCTGAACGTCGCCCACCACTCGGATTAATCAGTGCCGATGATTTCCCATTGGTGTACAA AAAAGCGTTGGATCACAAGAACGAAAGCTATGACACAGTCTTAGAAAAGAGCATTGGCTTCAACAATCCAAATAACATTTCGTACTTGGCCGGAGTTCTGGGTATTAAAGAGCACTGCACCCTGATGAAGGGACTCAA GGGACGCTTTTCCGAAAACGAATACGCCAATGAGCTGCGTCAGGTGCAGGCGAGCAAGTGGGCGTACCGTAACGTGGCCGACGGCATCGACCATTTCAAAGCCGGAAAACACGTCGAAGCGTTTCAATGTTTAAACAAGGCCTTAAATATTGATCCGAAGAATGTGGAAGGTTTGGTGGCACGTGGCGCCCTCTACGCCAACAGCGGAAACTTTCAAAAAGCCATTGCCGACTTTGAAACTGCTCTCAAACTCAACCCCAATCACGGCAACGCTCGTAAGTATATGGGCGAGACGCTTGTAGCTCTCGGAAGGAGTTACGAAGAAGAAGACAAGATCGACGAAGCCAGAAAGTCCTACCAGAGCTGTCTGAGTTTGATTCCGCACCACGAAGAGGCACAGAACTCTTTAAAGTTTCTGAAGAACAAAACATCGGCTACGAAAAATTTGATCGAACCTACTGAACTACTGCTGCCTAATTTGTCGACGACTGCTAAGAGCACCGACGTGAACGATGCACTTAAACAATTGCTCAAGACTGAAGACGAAgagaagaaggaaaagaaaaagaaaaagaagagcAAGAAAAGGAAGAACAGGAGACATTCGAGTTCTAGTTCCAGTACTAGTTCGTCGGCAAGTAACGAAAGTTCGAGTAGTTCGTCTTCAAGTAGTAGTGATTCCAGTTCGAGTTCTGGAGATAGCGACTTTAAAAAGCGCAAGAAGCACAGATCGAGATCGCACAGGCGCGAGAAACAGAGTTCTTTGAGTCCTCTCAGTAAACGGATGGCGATGATGGATCAGTCGCACGACACTCCGAACACTTACACGTTCAACAAGCCGGCGGCGAGTACCGCCATGTTCGATTTTAATCTAGAACAACCGGCCGAAACACAAAAATCAACCGACATAAATTACGAACAGAGGTTGAGGATGTTTCTGCAAGAAACTAAAGGCGATTCGGATTATGAGGAAAAGGTAAGGAAATTTTTAGAGGAGAGTTCGAAATGGAAGAAAGAGAAACGCGGcgatgaaaagaaaaagaaacgaAAGAAGGACAGAAAGAACAAAAAGGAAagcaaaaagaagaagaaggagAAGAAACTGAAACGGAAAGGTTTCGATTTGAGCGAGTTCGAAGATCACAAGAAGTTGAGGGATGCGATCAAAAAGGAACTGAGCAAGGggaaaaaatccaagaaacaTAACATACCCTCCGACGAGGACGAATACTTCCTACAGAAAGCCGGATACACCAAGAG GTTCATTGACAGCTTGCCTGATTTAGAGGAGCTGGAGTCGAAATTGAATGCCTACTACGCAATGGAAAAAGAATCGAAAAG GAGTGAACTTAGCGAAAGTCCCAAACGCGGCCTCCTCGACTCGCCGTCGCCCACCCGCGAACAGAAAGCCCGTCAAGCCGTGGCGGAAGCGACAGCGTCGGCCGGTAGCGCCTCCAAGTGGAAGATGCAAATCAGCGCCCAACCACCACCGTCCACCAGCAGCGGCAGCGGTTCGCGCTTCAAGAAGAAACCAGATCGCGAAGAGTGGAAAGAGGAGCAACAGATGATGGACAAACGAGCCATGATGGCCGGCAAAAACGGCACTTTCGAAGAGTCGCCGAGAAAAGGTGGCGGTCAGCAGCCGGTACCGTCGCCTGAAAAGAACATGAGCGTTCGCAAAGCGATGGCAATGAAAGAACCGCCACCGAAGAGACCTGATTCGCCGAAGAAACCGAAACTGATGCCGCCAGTGCCACAAATCAAACCTCTGGTTAATCCGGGACAAGTGGTCTTGGATAAGTTCGGTAATTTCAGGTTGATGACGCCTCCCGAACTGAAGAAAGGACGTGAAGGAGATATGCCGCCGTTACCACCAGGTGCTCCTCCTAAAGGACCTGTCGCAG GTCGCCGCCCCCCCGAACCGCCCGGCCGCCCTCGATCCGACAGTCGCTCTCCGAAGAGACACAGCAGGTCGCGTTCGCACGGCAAATATAGCCGCTCCAGATCATCAAGCGCGTCTCGTTCCAGATCTCGTAGTTATCGGAGCCGTTCTCGGTCCTATTACAGCCGTTCCAGATCCCGGTCCGGTTCGTACTATTCCCGAAGCCGTTCACGATCTCGCAGCTACTCCGGCGACAGACGTCGCTACCGCCGAGGCGGTTTCAGAGGCCGCTACAACGACAGAGGTACCTACTACAAGCCACGCTTCCAGAATCCTCGCAACAACATCCGCGGTAGAGGTGGCGGTGGCTACTACAACCGGGATGCCAGGTATAACGATAGGGAGTACCGAGGACGTGGCAGGCCGTATAATAACTATAACAACAGAGGCGGAAGAAGGCCGAGAGGCCGTTACCAAAGAGGAGGTGGCTACAGGGAGTACAGAGATAGAAGGGATTACAGGAGCAGGTCGCGAGACAGGAGTAGGTCGTTCAGTGGAAGCAGGGATAGGGATTCGGACGAAGCGATGAAGAAAGTCGCGAACGTCGACAAGGATAAGGTCAATAAGTATATGGATAATGACGGAGAGCCGATCAGGCACGAAGGGCCGCTCTCCGAAGGAGAGGACAGAGATGATTATACCACCGGCGAAAAATTCGTCGATAGAGAAGCTTTCGGCGGAAAGTGGACTGAAAAAGAAGACGGGGGACCGGATAATGGCGGGGATGGCGAAGCGAGTTCCAGCAAAATGGACAAATCTAACATTCCATCCGAAAGTAACATTGAAGAGATGGACAAGTTTTTGACTAAAGTTAAGAAAGACAAAAAAGAAGAGATGATGGAGAGGAACAaggatttgttaaaaaataaagcataA
- the LOC138130768 gene encoding tetratricopeptide repeat protein 14 homolog isoform X6 has product MGLFEFQTISRKALDHKNESYDTVLEKSIGFNNPNNISYLAGVLGIKEHCTLMKGLKGRFSENEYANELRQVQASKWAYRNVADGIDHFKAGKHVEAFQCLNKALNIDPKNVEGLVARGALYANSGNFQKAIADFETALKLNPNHGNARKYMGETLVALGRSYEEEDKIDEARKSYQSCLSLIPHHEEAQNSLKFLKNKTSATKNLIEPTELLLPNLSTTAKSTDVNDALKQLLKTEDEEKKEKKKKKKSKKRKNRRHSSSSSSTSSSASNESSSSSSSSSSDSSSSSGDSDFKKRKKHRSRSHRREKQSSLSPLSKRMAMMDQSHDTPNTYTFNKPAASTAMFDFNLEQPAETQKSTDINYEQRLRMFLQETKGDSDYEEKVRKFLEESSKWKKEKRGDEKKKKRKKDRKNKKESKKKKKEKKLKRKGFDLSEFEDHKKLRDAIKKELSKGKKSKKHNIPSDEDEYFLQKAGYTKRFIDSLPDLEELESKLNAYYAMEKESKRSELSESPKRGLLDSPSPTREQKARQAVAEATASAGSASKWKMQISAQPPPSTSSGSGSRFKKKPDREEWKEEQQMMDKRAMMAGKNGTFEESPRKGGGQQPVPSPEKNMSVRKAMAMKEPPPKRPDSPKKPKLMPPVPQIKPLVNPGQVVLDKFGNFRLMTPPELKKGREGDMPPLPPGAPPKGPVAGRRPPEPPGRPRSDSRSPKRHSRSRSHGKYSRSRSSSASRSRSRSYRSRSRSYYSRSRSRSGSYYSRSRSRSRSYSGDRRRYRRGGFRGRYNDRGTYYKPRFQNPRNNIRGRGGGGYYNRDARYNDREYRGRGRPYNNYNNRGGRRPRGRYQRGGGYREYRDRRDYRSRSRDRSRSFSGSRDRDSDEAMKKVANVDKDKVNKYMDNDGEPIRHEGPLSEGEDRDDYTTGEKFVDREAFGGKWTEKEDGGPDNGGDGEASSSKMDKSNIPSESNIEEMDKFLTKVKKDKKEEMMERNKDLLKNKA; this is encoded by the exons ATGGGACTGTTTGAGTTTCAGACGATCTCCCG AAAAGCGTTGGATCACAAGAACGAAAGCTATGACACAGTCTTAGAAAAGAGCATTGGCTTCAACAATCCAAATAACATTTCGTACTTGGCCGGAGTTCTGGGTATTAAAGAGCACTGCACCCTGATGAAGGGACTCAA GGGACGCTTTTCCGAAAACGAATACGCCAATGAGCTGCGTCAGGTGCAGGCGAGCAAGTGGGCGTACCGTAACGTGGCCGACGGCATCGACCATTTCAAAGCCGGAAAACACGTCGAAGCGTTTCAATGTTTAAACAAGGCCTTAAATATTGATCCGAAGAATGTGGAAGGTTTGGTGGCACGTGGCGCCCTCTACGCCAACAGCGGAAACTTTCAAAAAGCCATTGCCGACTTTGAAACTGCTCTCAAACTCAACCCCAATCACGGCAACGCTCGTAAGTATATGGGCGAGACGCTTGTAGCTCTCGGAAGGAGTTACGAAGAAGAAGACAAGATCGACGAAGCCAGAAAGTCCTACCAGAGCTGTCTGAGTTTGATTCCGCACCACGAAGAGGCACAGAACTCTTTAAAGTTTCTGAAGAACAAAACATCGGCTACGAAAAATTTGATCGAACCTACTGAACTACTGCTGCCTAATTTGTCGACGACTGCTAAGAGCACCGACGTGAACGATGCACTTAAACAATTGCTCAAGACTGAAGACGAAgagaagaaggaaaagaaaaagaaaaagaagagcAAGAAAAGGAAGAACAGGAGACATTCGAGTTCTAGTTCCAGTACTAGTTCGTCGGCAAGTAACGAAAGTTCGAGTAGTTCGTCTTCAAGTAGTAGTGATTCCAGTTCGAGTTCTGGAGATAGCGACTTTAAAAAGCGCAAGAAGCACAGATCGAGATCGCACAGGCGCGAGAAACAGAGTTCTTTGAGTCCTCTCAGTAAACGGATGGCGATGATGGATCAGTCGCACGACACTCCGAACACTTACACGTTCAACAAGCCGGCGGCGAGTACCGCCATGTTCGATTTTAATCTAGAACAACCGGCCGAAACACAAAAATCAACCGACATAAATTACGAACAGAGGTTGAGGATGTTTCTGCAAGAAACTAAAGGCGATTCGGATTATGAGGAAAAGGTAAGGAAATTTTTAGAGGAGAGTTCGAAATGGAAGAAAGAGAAACGCGGcgatgaaaagaaaaagaaacgaAAGAAGGACAGAAAGAACAAAAAGGAAagcaaaaagaagaagaaggagAAGAAACTGAAACGGAAAGGTTTCGATTTGAGCGAGTTCGAAGATCACAAGAAGTTGAGGGATGCGATCAAAAAGGAACTGAGCAAGGggaaaaaatccaagaaacaTAACATACCCTCCGACGAGGACGAATACTTCCTACAGAAAGCCGGATACACCAAGAG GTTCATTGACAGCTTGCCTGATTTAGAGGAGCTGGAGTCGAAATTGAATGCCTACTACGCAATGGAAAAAGAATCGAAAAG GAGTGAACTTAGCGAAAGTCCCAAACGCGGCCTCCTCGACTCGCCGTCGCCCACCCGCGAACAGAAAGCCCGTCAAGCCGTGGCGGAAGCGACAGCGTCGGCCGGTAGCGCCTCCAAGTGGAAGATGCAAATCAGCGCCCAACCACCACCGTCCACCAGCAGCGGCAGCGGTTCGCGCTTCAAGAAGAAACCAGATCGCGAAGAGTGGAAAGAGGAGCAACAGATGATGGACAAACGAGCCATGATGGCCGGCAAAAACGGCACTTTCGAAGAGTCGCCGAGAAAAGGTGGCGGTCAGCAGCCGGTACCGTCGCCTGAAAAGAACATGAGCGTTCGCAAAGCGATGGCAATGAAAGAACCGCCACCGAAGAGACCTGATTCGCCGAAGAAACCGAAACTGATGCCGCCAGTGCCACAAATCAAACCTCTGGTTAATCCGGGACAAGTGGTCTTGGATAAGTTCGGTAATTTCAGGTTGATGACGCCTCCCGAACTGAAGAAAGGACGTGAAGGAGATATGCCGCCGTTACCACCAGGTGCTCCTCCTAAAGGACCTGTCGCAG GTCGCCGCCCCCCCGAACCGCCCGGCCGCCCTCGATCCGACAGTCGCTCTCCGAAGAGACACAGCAGGTCGCGTTCGCACGGCAAATATAGCCGCTCCAGATCATCAAGCGCGTCTCGTTCCAGATCTCGTAGTTATCGGAGCCGTTCTCGGTCCTATTACAGCCGTTCCAGATCCCGGTCCGGTTCGTACTATTCCCGAAGCCGTTCACGATCTCGCAGCTACTCCGGCGACAGACGTCGCTACCGCCGAGGCGGTTTCAGAGGCCGCTACAACGACAGAGGTACCTACTACAAGCCACGCTTCCAGAATCCTCGCAACAACATCCGCGGTAGAGGTGGCGGTGGCTACTACAACCGGGATGCCAGGTATAACGATAGGGAGTACCGAGGACGTGGCAGGCCGTATAATAACTATAACAACAGAGGCGGAAGAAGGCCGAGAGGCCGTTACCAAAGAGGAGGTGGCTACAGGGAGTACAGAGATAGAAGGGATTACAGGAGCAGGTCGCGAGACAGGAGTAGGTCGTTCAGTGGAAGCAGGGATAGGGATTCGGACGAAGCGATGAAGAAAGTCGCGAACGTCGACAAGGATAAGGTCAATAAGTATATGGATAATGACGGAGAGCCGATCAGGCACGAAGGGCCGCTCTCCGAAGGAGAGGACAGAGATGATTATACCACCGGCGAAAAATTCGTCGATAGAGAAGCTTTCGGCGGAAAGTGGACTGAAAAAGAAGACGGGGGACCGGATAATGGCGGGGATGGCGAAGCGAGTTCCAGCAAAATGGACAAATCTAACATTCCATCCGAAAGTAACATTGAAGAGATGGACAAGTTTTTGACTAAAGTTAAGAAAGACAAAAAAGAAGAGATGATGGAGAGGAACAaggatttgttaaaaaataaagcataA